From Numida meleagris isolate 19003 breed g44 Domestic line chromosome 4, NumMel1.0, whole genome shotgun sequence, the proteins below share one genomic window:
- the PRIMPOL gene encoding DNA-directed primase/polymerase protein isoform X3, translating to MLGQMKRKWEERVKKVEELASHYERNPLPTVYRPRLSKPFQPSRVWKIFCRQAEAFRFVKTCKEDVHVFALEKNTQNGQRFYLVTTYKELWHYYTKGYKTSLMHCYEVIPEKDACKLYFDLEFYKAANPGADGKDMVAKLIELVSQKLKELYDVNCSARDVLNLDSSTDEKFSRHLIFLPCKTVFKDNIHVGVYTRNRNFRMYKSSKAGKNVILKIAEDNKFVPNCEENISLEEAYFLSSLVCNVRCKDGTKILSSSFLEEERKMSGFLKSKATRSTRESQEGRQDSPYPEIDCFVRSLINKDGVQGGIRQWNYFSGEEILVYDICGYRWCENIGRAHRSNNIMILVDLKKEVWYQKCHDPVCREKNFKSQSFPLPPGIRLSSLFIEEEDYTVTNEHENTEEKVTSHSNPADLESSASLEESTSQDAQWDDASDDAYLVETTEDVELAEAANDSLGYDTEEIPDEVLLEISWKQDTCNKDDS from the exons gacaaatgaagagaaaatgggaagaaagagtGAAGAAAGTTGAAGAACTAGCGTCTCACTATGAAAGAAACCCTCTTCCTACAGTTTATAGACCAAGACTGTCCAAACCCTTTCAGCCATCCCgtgtttggaaaatattttgtcgGCAGGCTGAAGCTTTCAGATTTGTGAAAACCTGCAAGGAG gatgttCATGTATTTGCCTTGGAAAAGAACACACAAAATGGACAGAGGTTTTACCTTGTGACTACATATAAAGAGCTTTGGCATTATTACAC cAAAGGTTATAAAACAAGTCTTATGCATTGCTATGAAGTAATTCCTGAAAAAGATGCTTGCAAACTGTATTTTGATTTGGAGTTCTACAAAGCAGCAAATCCTGGTGCTGATGGCAAGGATATGGTTGCAAAGCTAATTGAG CTTGTCAGCCAGAAGTTAAAAGAACTGTATGACGTTAACTGCTCAGCCAGAGATGTCTTGAATTTAGATTCCAGTACTGATGAAAAATTTAGTCGGCACTTAATATTCCTACCCTGCAAGACTGTATTTAAGGATAATATTCACGTTG gAGTTTACACAAGGAACAGAAATTTCCGGATGTATAAGTCatcaaaagcaggaaaaaacgTGATTCTGAAAATAGCAGAGGATAATAAGTTTGTCCCTAACTGTGAAGAGAACATTTCTTTGGAGGaagcatattttctttcctctttggtCTGCAACGTTAG ATGCAAAGATGGCACAAAAATTCTGTCATCTAGCTTtctggaagaggagagaaagatgtctggttttttaaaaagtaaagccACCAGAAGCACTAGAG agtcCCAGGAAGGCCGTCAGGATTCACCATATCCAGAAATTGATTGTTTTGTTCGTTCTCTGATTAATAAAGACGGGGTGCAAGGAG ggaTAAGGCAATGGAATTATTTCTCAGGGGAAGAAATACTTGTTTATGATATTTGTGGTTACCGTTGGTGTGAAAATATTGGAAGAGCCCACAGAAGTAACAACATCAT GATTCTGGTAGATCTAAAGAAGGAAGTCTGGTATCAGAAGTGCCACGATCCagtctgcagggaaaaaaacttcaaatcACAAA GTTTTCCATTGCCACCTGGGATACgtctgtcttctcttttcatAGAG gaGGAAGATTATACAGTAACGAATGAACATgagaacacagaagagaaagtaaCATCACATTCCAACCCTGCAGATCTAGAGAGCTCAGCCTCTCTAGAAGAAAGCACATCTCAAGACGCTCAGTGGGACGATGCAAGTGATGATGCCTATTTAGTAGAAACTACTGAAGATGTGGAGCTAGCAGAAGCTGCAAACGATAGCCTGGGTTATGACACAGAAGAAATTCCTGATGAAGTTCTTTTGGAAATTTCATGGAAACAAGACACTTGCAACAAAGATGACAGCTAA
- the PRIMPOL gene encoding DNA-directed primase/polymerase protein isoform X2 has translation MKRKWEERVKKVEELASHYERNPLPTVYRPRLSKPFQPSRVWKIFCRQAEAFRFVKTCKEDVHVFALEKNTQNGQRFYLVTTYKELWHYYTKGYKTSLMHCYEVIPEKDACKLYFDLEFYKAANPGADGKDMVAKLIELVSQKLKELYDVNCSARDVLNLDSSTDEKFSRHLIFLPCKTVFKDNIHVGNFVRTILQPAIRLMESNVATPIAEGGAGYTFQCCAPTVELDGSLTNLTAVKDASKGWPAVADQTKEIETSHHGENAEFSFLIVNNKEGDKQLFVDLGVYTRNRNFRMYKSSKAGKNVILKIAEDNKFVPNCEENISLEEAYFLSSLVCNVRCKDGTKILSSSFLEEERKMSGFLKSKATRSTRESQEGRQDSPYPEIDCFVRSLINKDGVQGGIRQWNYFSGEEILVYDICGYRWCENIGRAHRSNNIMILVDLKKEVWYQKCHDPVCREKNFKSQSFPLPPGIRLSSLFIEEEDYTVTNEHENTEEKVTSHSNPADLESSASLEESTSQDAQWDDASDDAYLVETTEDVELAEAANDSLGYDTEEIPDEVLLEISWKQDTCNKDDS, from the exons atgaagagaaaatgggaagaaagagtGAAGAAAGTTGAAGAACTAGCGTCTCACTATGAAAGAAACCCTCTTCCTACAGTTTATAGACCAAGACTGTCCAAACCCTTTCAGCCATCCCgtgtttggaaaatattttgtcgGCAGGCTGAAGCTTTCAGATTTGTGAAAACCTGCAAGGAG gatgttCATGTATTTGCCTTGGAAAAGAACACACAAAATGGACAGAGGTTTTACCTTGTGACTACATATAAAGAGCTTTGGCATTATTACAC cAAAGGTTATAAAACAAGTCTTATGCATTGCTATGAAGTAATTCCTGAAAAAGATGCTTGCAAACTGTATTTTGATTTGGAGTTCTACAAAGCAGCAAATCCTGGTGCTGATGGCAAGGATATGGTTGCAAAGCTAATTGAG CTTGTCAGCCAGAAGTTAAAAGAACTGTATGACGTTAACTGCTCAGCCAGAGATGTCTTGAATTTAGATTCCAGTACTGATGAAAAATTTAGTCGGCACTTAATATTCCTACCCTGCAAGACTGTATTTAAGGATAATATTCACGTTG GTAACTTTGTGAGAACCATTTTGCAGCCTGCCATAAGGTTAATGGAGAGTAACGTTGCTACTCCAATTGCAGAAGGAGGAGCAGGATATACTTTCCAGTGTTGTGCACCAACAGTTGAGTTAGATGGTTCTCTTACAAACCTCACAGCAGTCAAAGATGCTTCCAAAGGCTGGCCAGCCGTTGCTGACCAAACAAAGGAAATAGAAACATCACACCATGGAGAAAAcgctgaattttctttcctaatagTAAATAATAAAGAAGGAGACAAGCAACTTTTTGTGGATCTAG gAGTTTACACAAGGAACAGAAATTTCCGGATGTATAAGTCatcaaaagcaggaaaaaacgTGATTCTGAAAATAGCAGAGGATAATAAGTTTGTCCCTAACTGTGAAGAGAACATTTCTTTGGAGGaagcatattttctttcctctttggtCTGCAACGTTAG ATGCAAAGATGGCACAAAAATTCTGTCATCTAGCTTtctggaagaggagagaaagatgtctggttttttaaaaagtaaagccACCAGAAGCACTAGAG agtcCCAGGAAGGCCGTCAGGATTCACCATATCCAGAAATTGATTGTTTTGTTCGTTCTCTGATTAATAAAGACGGGGTGCAAGGAG ggaTAAGGCAATGGAATTATTTCTCAGGGGAAGAAATACTTGTTTATGATATTTGTGGTTACCGTTGGTGTGAAAATATTGGAAGAGCCCACAGAAGTAACAACATCAT GATTCTGGTAGATCTAAAGAAGGAAGTCTGGTATCAGAAGTGCCACGATCCagtctgcagggaaaaaaacttcaaatcACAAA GTTTTCCATTGCCACCTGGGATACgtctgtcttctcttttcatAGAG gaGGAAGATTATACAGTAACGAATGAACATgagaacacagaagagaaagtaaCATCACATTCCAACCCTGCAGATCTAGAGAGCTCAGCCTCTCTAGAAGAAAGCACATCTCAAGACGCTCAGTGGGACGATGCAAGTGATGATGCCTATTTAGTAGAAACTACTGAAGATGTGGAGCTAGCAGAAGCTGCAAACGATAGCCTGGGTTATGACACAGAAGAAATTCCTGATGAAGTTCTTTTGGAAATTTCATGGAAACAAGACACTTGCAACAAAGATGACAGCTAA
- the PRIMPOL gene encoding DNA-directed primase/polymerase protein isoform X1 — MLGQMKRKWEERVKKVEELASHYERNPLPTVYRPRLSKPFQPSRVWKIFCRQAEAFRFVKTCKEDVHVFALEKNTQNGQRFYLVTTYKELWHYYTKGYKTSLMHCYEVIPEKDACKLYFDLEFYKAANPGADGKDMVAKLIELVSQKLKELYDVNCSARDVLNLDSSTDEKFSRHLIFLPCKTVFKDNIHVGNFVRTILQPAIRLMESNVATPIAEGGAGYTFQCCAPTVELDGSLTNLTAVKDASKGWPAVADQTKEIETSHHGENAEFSFLIVNNKEGDKQLFVDLGVYTRNRNFRMYKSSKAGKNVILKIAEDNKFVPNCEENISLEEAYFLSSLVCNVRCKDGTKILSSSFLEEERKMSGFLKSKATRSTRESQEGRQDSPYPEIDCFVRSLINKDGVQGGIRQWNYFSGEEILVYDICGYRWCENIGRAHRSNNIMILVDLKKEVWYQKCHDPVCREKNFKSQSFPLPPGIRLSSLFIEEEDYTVTNEHENTEEKVTSHSNPADLESSASLEESTSQDAQWDDASDDAYLVETTEDVELAEAANDSLGYDTEEIPDEVLLEISWKQDTCNKDDS; from the exons gacaaatgaagagaaaatgggaagaaagagtGAAGAAAGTTGAAGAACTAGCGTCTCACTATGAAAGAAACCCTCTTCCTACAGTTTATAGACCAAGACTGTCCAAACCCTTTCAGCCATCCCgtgtttggaaaatattttgtcgGCAGGCTGAAGCTTTCAGATTTGTGAAAACCTGCAAGGAG gatgttCATGTATTTGCCTTGGAAAAGAACACACAAAATGGACAGAGGTTTTACCTTGTGACTACATATAAAGAGCTTTGGCATTATTACAC cAAAGGTTATAAAACAAGTCTTATGCATTGCTATGAAGTAATTCCTGAAAAAGATGCTTGCAAACTGTATTTTGATTTGGAGTTCTACAAAGCAGCAAATCCTGGTGCTGATGGCAAGGATATGGTTGCAAAGCTAATTGAG CTTGTCAGCCAGAAGTTAAAAGAACTGTATGACGTTAACTGCTCAGCCAGAGATGTCTTGAATTTAGATTCCAGTACTGATGAAAAATTTAGTCGGCACTTAATATTCCTACCCTGCAAGACTGTATTTAAGGATAATATTCACGTTG GTAACTTTGTGAGAACCATTTTGCAGCCTGCCATAAGGTTAATGGAGAGTAACGTTGCTACTCCAATTGCAGAAGGAGGAGCAGGATATACTTTCCAGTGTTGTGCACCAACAGTTGAGTTAGATGGTTCTCTTACAAACCTCACAGCAGTCAAAGATGCTTCCAAAGGCTGGCCAGCCGTTGCTGACCAAACAAAGGAAATAGAAACATCACACCATGGAGAAAAcgctgaattttctttcctaatagTAAATAATAAAGAAGGAGACAAGCAACTTTTTGTGGATCTAG gAGTTTACACAAGGAACAGAAATTTCCGGATGTATAAGTCatcaaaagcaggaaaaaacgTGATTCTGAAAATAGCAGAGGATAATAAGTTTGTCCCTAACTGTGAAGAGAACATTTCTTTGGAGGaagcatattttctttcctctttggtCTGCAACGTTAG ATGCAAAGATGGCACAAAAATTCTGTCATCTAGCTTtctggaagaggagagaaagatgtctggttttttaaaaagtaaagccACCAGAAGCACTAGAG agtcCCAGGAAGGCCGTCAGGATTCACCATATCCAGAAATTGATTGTTTTGTTCGTTCTCTGATTAATAAAGACGGGGTGCAAGGAG ggaTAAGGCAATGGAATTATTTCTCAGGGGAAGAAATACTTGTTTATGATATTTGTGGTTACCGTTGGTGTGAAAATATTGGAAGAGCCCACAGAAGTAACAACATCAT GATTCTGGTAGATCTAAAGAAGGAAGTCTGGTATCAGAAGTGCCACGATCCagtctgcagggaaaaaaacttcaaatcACAAA GTTTTCCATTGCCACCTGGGATACgtctgtcttctcttttcatAGAG gaGGAAGATTATACAGTAACGAATGAACATgagaacacagaagagaaagtaaCATCACATTCCAACCCTGCAGATCTAGAGAGCTCAGCCTCTCTAGAAGAAAGCACATCTCAAGACGCTCAGTGGGACGATGCAAGTGATGATGCCTATTTAGTAGAAACTACTGAAGATGTGGAGCTAGCAGAAGCTGCAAACGATAGCCTGGGTTATGACACAGAAGAAATTCCTGATGAAGTTCTTTTGGAAATTTCATGGAAACAAGACACTTGCAACAAAGATGACAGCTAA
- the PRIMPOL gene encoding DNA-directed primase/polymerase protein isoform X4 codes for MHCYEVIPEKDACKLYFDLEFYKAANPGADGKDMVAKLIELVSQKLKELYDVNCSARDVLNLDSSTDEKFSRHLIFLPCKTVFKDNIHVGNFVRTILQPAIRLMESNVATPIAEGGAGYTFQCCAPTVELDGSLTNLTAVKDASKGWPAVADQTKEIETSHHGENAEFSFLIVNNKEGDKQLFVDLGVYTRNRNFRMYKSSKAGKNVILKIAEDNKFVPNCEENISLEEAYFLSSLVCNVRCKDGTKILSSSFLEEERKMSGFLKSKATRSTRESQEGRQDSPYPEIDCFVRSLINKDGVQGGIRQWNYFSGEEILVYDICGYRWCENIGRAHRSNNIMILVDLKKEVWYQKCHDPVCREKNFKSQSFPLPPGIRLSSLFIEEEDYTVTNEHENTEEKVTSHSNPADLESSASLEESTSQDAQWDDASDDAYLVETTEDVELAEAANDSLGYDTEEIPDEVLLEISWKQDTCNKDDS; via the exons ATGCATTGCTATGAAGTAATTCCTGAAAAAGATGCTTGCAAACTGTATTTTGATTTGGAGTTCTACAAAGCAGCAAATCCTGGTGCTGATGGCAAGGATATGGTTGCAAAGCTAATTGAG CTTGTCAGCCAGAAGTTAAAAGAACTGTATGACGTTAACTGCTCAGCCAGAGATGTCTTGAATTTAGATTCCAGTACTGATGAAAAATTTAGTCGGCACTTAATATTCCTACCCTGCAAGACTGTATTTAAGGATAATATTCACGTTG GTAACTTTGTGAGAACCATTTTGCAGCCTGCCATAAGGTTAATGGAGAGTAACGTTGCTACTCCAATTGCAGAAGGAGGAGCAGGATATACTTTCCAGTGTTGTGCACCAACAGTTGAGTTAGATGGTTCTCTTACAAACCTCACAGCAGTCAAAGATGCTTCCAAAGGCTGGCCAGCCGTTGCTGACCAAACAAAGGAAATAGAAACATCACACCATGGAGAAAAcgctgaattttctttcctaatagTAAATAATAAAGAAGGAGACAAGCAACTTTTTGTGGATCTAG gAGTTTACACAAGGAACAGAAATTTCCGGATGTATAAGTCatcaaaagcaggaaaaaacgTGATTCTGAAAATAGCAGAGGATAATAAGTTTGTCCCTAACTGTGAAGAGAACATTTCTTTGGAGGaagcatattttctttcctctttggtCTGCAACGTTAG ATGCAAAGATGGCACAAAAATTCTGTCATCTAGCTTtctggaagaggagagaaagatgtctggttttttaaaaagtaaagccACCAGAAGCACTAGAG agtcCCAGGAAGGCCGTCAGGATTCACCATATCCAGAAATTGATTGTTTTGTTCGTTCTCTGATTAATAAAGACGGGGTGCAAGGAG ggaTAAGGCAATGGAATTATTTCTCAGGGGAAGAAATACTTGTTTATGATATTTGTGGTTACCGTTGGTGTGAAAATATTGGAAGAGCCCACAGAAGTAACAACATCAT GATTCTGGTAGATCTAAAGAAGGAAGTCTGGTATCAGAAGTGCCACGATCCagtctgcagggaaaaaaacttcaaatcACAAA GTTTTCCATTGCCACCTGGGATACgtctgtcttctcttttcatAGAG gaGGAAGATTATACAGTAACGAATGAACATgagaacacagaagagaaagtaaCATCACATTCCAACCCTGCAGATCTAGAGAGCTCAGCCTCTCTAGAAGAAAGCACATCTCAAGACGCTCAGTGGGACGATGCAAGTGATGATGCCTATTTAGTAGAAACTACTGAAGATGTGGAGCTAGCAGAAGCTGCAAACGATAGCCTGGGTTATGACACAGAAGAAATTCCTGATGAAGTTCTTTTGGAAATTTCATGGAAACAAGACACTTGCAACAAAGATGACAGCTAA